TTCTTGATCCGTATAATTAACTATATTCAGACATTTTTGTGTGTTCCAATATGCTTACTTCTACACTTTTCTCGATAACATCactatttttttagtaatattagtcagaaaattaaaagaaaaacaaaaaaaaactattggtTACGTAATTTGATAAGTGGTAATTGGATTGTCGTATTTGCACAAGAAAAACGACATGAGGATTTTCCaacgaaaatgaaaaaataacataGTTGCACCAAAAGGTGAAGTAATTATAGCGAAGCGAGAATCTTATTACGCTGCGTTATTATTTGGTACACTTTACTTAGATGAAAGTCAAAATAAGTATCACTTCATTCATTATACAAGTCCTTCATCAAAATGACAATGATACTTTATCCagataaactaataaaaatagcCGTGTTATATGCTAGTTTTTTATACagtaaaacatataaattaatattcacaaaattaagaaatattataaaacattCCTGGAATAGGaatattgtaaaataaaaaaattcagatgtataaaatagtaataatttttcaaaatatattaatgtattaGTTTTAGctgtttaataaataaataaaagttgacGTTAGATTTCAtctctatttttgttgtgttttcaaaatatagtATTAACTAGTATCGTCTATAACTTCGTCATCAAAATAGCCAAAActtctttcagttttttattttaatctaagaatctttaattttaatttcgaatatgtatcatttcatttcaatagactatatatatctttctaATTCACCatcaaaagatttttatttttaatttaatatatatatatatatatatatatcttttgcATAAGTGAATTCTATAGAGTATAGACTTTCTAATTCACCatcaaaagatttttattttaaatatcaaaatgttCAAGTTGGaactataaaatttataatatccAAACCAGTAAActtttttaagatcaattttctctactcatatttttcaaattagttttaagataaaatattaaatgataatacaattaaaaaatttgagatttgaaatttatagaaaaaataatattactatAAATTAACATATACATCATAGTTCTGTCATTAActcattattaatttagaaagttttttataaaatacgGATTCACCATGTGCGTTTGAACCAAAGTACAAATTTACCGAATATTAACTCTCACTATGGCCTATGGGCTTTATGATTCGCAAATACAAAAGATTTAAGCGATAAACATATATTCTCGTGGTTGTACAAATATGGCAATCTTCGTATCAtaatttggattcaaattCAATAGTGGGCATGTAAGAAATGTAGAATGAAAGATGAGGGATGTGAAAAGTTCTACcatttagctttttttttttttggacatcTTTTAGCTTTAATAGTCAAAGATAAAGAACTAAATGTAATGACTTCTAAAATAGCTTAGTAAGCAATTGAAAGAGTCGTTATTCAagttttgtatataatatCATTCTTTAACTTCGtaaattttatgattataaatattataaaaaaattacccTCCACCATTAACAAATGTTAAACCCCAAAATCAAGACGTACTATCAATAGAACATGAGACATTTTTTaacaaactttattttatattttgtgtatgtgtatgtatagATAATCATACAGATAAATGAAGAAGTGGGTCtaaagacgaagaagactCAGTGAAACTACTCCAAAGATCAACATTATCATCATTATTCCAATGAAGATCCCATCGCTGCATCATAGTatcaccattttcttcttcttcatcaaaactCTTACGATGACACGGATTATGATGACCATTGTTCAATTGCCAAGCTACGAGCCGGTCAAGACTAGCCCAGTTGCTGCAAACCGGTCTTTCGGTTATCTTCTCTTGAACGGGAGAGAAATCGAGTTTGCTTGGAGTCAGGAAACTTTGGTCGACCGGGCTCTCGGATTTAGGTGTCTCAAGACTTGGGAGTTGCATGAATAAGACATCATCTTGATGTTGAGTCGTTGTTTGGCTCTCGGGCATGCAAATGTTAGAACCGGTACGGTCCATGTAGAGAAGAACATGGTCTAAACCGGTAACGTTTTGAGTGTTGTGAAAGGTGGGCCCCTTCTCTTCCTCCGTGTCATCAGGTAAAGAAGATAGAGTGATTTTAGGACAATCGTCAATCTTTTGATAGTTCTTCTTCCTGAACACTCGACATACCACCCAACCTTCTTCGTTATAGCTCATTGGATCTTCTGTAACAACATCAGCATAGCCCTGATAATGGAACACAAATCGATCTTATGAAATGCAATAAGAGATGATTAAATCTTGATGATGTAAAAATGcaacttttattttgaaacaaaaaaaaaaatcttttatgttggtttttcttttggatatGCAACCATAACTAGTTAACTACGTATTGTTTGTAGAGCCGTGTTAAACTATTTTAAGCCTTgtgaaaaaatctttttatataaatgtatatatgatgTGTTAATTTCATAAGAAATTATCTTATTGTAACTCAGAGAATCATGTTCGATTACTTTAATTGCAGATGCTAAAAGAAGGCTCTAGTGCGTACTAAATGAACCAAAACCTTTTATAGCATGAAACGAATCTAGCTAATTCTTTGACTATAAgtttgtaatttgtttattcTAACCTAAACTGCAAATTGATGATTGCTATATATACTTACATTAGACATTGGAGTATCGTCGAGGCGATACTCATGCATGATCCAGTCGGATTTCTGACCGTGAGGAGCTCTTCCTTTGTAGAACACGAGTGTCTTCCTCAGTCCAATTCTCCGGACACAACTGCAGATGATTTTGTCACGTCCGGTAGCTTTCCAGAATCCAGCGACTGTTGCCCGGTTCGTCCTGGTCCCGGTTGGATACTTCTTGTCCTTGTGGCTGAAGAAGTACCAGTCGTTTTGTGGCGTTGAACCGATTCTACATTCCTCTGCATTTGCATAccaaaatggttcaaaaataaagaacaaagaaatagAGAGTTCGTAGAAatgaaagagttttttttcatatttaggGTTTAACCTTGAATATCCCAAGGCTCAAGCTTGTTTAGATCAACTTCACGAATGACATCAAGATCGATCTTTTGAGAGTTAACTTTCTTACGGAGATAGTAATGGAGAAGTTCTTCTTCGGTGGGATGGAATCTGAAACCTGGAGGCACTTTTGATTGTCCATTAATCGAAAGATTGACCTTATTATCAGCCATTAACGAAGATAgcaatatatttttgggtttttgctCTAGAAGAGTAGAGAAGTTGTATGATTACGAGTGGAAATGGTTAcaacttaaaaaaaagaaagcaaacgATGAGATAATTTATAATGGTGGTAGGACTCGACGAGACATAGCCCCCAAAAGGGGGAAATTGTTATTTAAACAAAGAAGTTCATGCATTAAAGTGTCTTTATGAAATTAGTATAATTTAGTAAACAGATGTTTCTATGTTTAAATCGAGTTTGATCATACGTAAGTTCTGACGTAAGACATATTTCTTTTGACGTGTAATGTCATGTCATGTGTAATGTATAAAACGGAAAAATACTAACGTAAATAAACGGGTTTAGTGGGGGATTAatctttgtgttttcttgCAATTACTTATTGCAGAATTTGAATTCCATGTGTTTTGGTCTTTACTAATGTATGTAAATATAAAGTATAGATttgtttagaagaaaataaatgtaaattattttctaatatagCTAcgtatattaaaataattttcattaatatatCACACACTCGTTTCATGATCTACGTCATCTACATTCTACCATGTTAATTAGTTATCTATTTTTTCCCATGTTTTTGGTATGTTCATTCCTTTCGATGTATCCTAAAAatacatcaattttttt
This sequence is a window from Arabidopsis thaliana chromosome 1 sequence. Protein-coding genes within it:
- the NAC012 gene encoding NAC domain containing protein 12 (NAC domain containing protein 12 (NAC012); CONTAINS InterPro DOMAIN/s: No apical meristem (NAM) protein (InterPro:IPR003441); BEST Arabidopsis thaliana protein match is: NAC (No Apical Meristem) domain transcriptional regulator superfamily protein (TAIR:AT2G46770.1); Has 2894 Blast hits to 2888 proteins in 75 species: Archae - 0; Bacteria - 0; Metazoa - 0; Fungi - 0; Plants - 2894; Viruses - 0; Other Eukaryotes - 0 (source: NCBI BLink).); the protein is MADNKVNLSINGQSKVPPGFRFHPTEEELLHYYLRKKVNSQKIDLDVIREVDLNKLEPWDIQEECRIGSTPQNDWYFFSHKDKKYPTGTRTNRATVAGFWKATGRDKIICSCVRRIGLRKTLVFYKGRAPHGQKSDWIMHEYRLDDTPMSNGYADVVTEDPMSYNEEGWVVCRVFRKKNYQKIDDCPKITLSSLPDDTEEEKGPTFHNTQNVTGLDHVLLYMDRTGSNICMPESQTTTQHQDDVLFMQLPSLETPKSESPVDQSFLTPSKLDFSPVQEKITERPVCSNWASLDRLVAWQLNNGHHNPCHRKSFDEEEENGDTMMQRWDLHWNNDDNVDLWSSFTESSSSLDPLLHLSV